TTTTCCTATAATTACATTTCTAATTTTCTACCACTTGCATTTAACTTAGATTTTAACAAATTTTCTAACCGACCTAGTGACTCACCCTTTCTCCGATAAAAAGGCTTCCgactcattttctttctttcatcccTTTTCGAGAATTACAAAAGAGCTTTACACGGCCACATGTCTCTacttaataaatatatgatttattatttttgacattttatttaaataaacacatatttaaatattaaaatagaagagttaaaatgacaaattatatattgattagATGGATATATGTGGTGTGagactttcatttaaaatttctatttcttcTACCTACGTTTATCATCACTAGCTCAAATTCTTGCCAAGTGGTATTAGCTCCCACTTAGACTCCAAAATTGCTAATCGTATAAGTCCTATTTAATTGTTGGTTGCAAGCGTATTAGTATCTTACTTTTAATTTATACTCTCTTTTATCTTTTGTCAAGTGGTATCTCCACCCGTTAGAACTTTCGATGCCAGTTCTTCACTTTGGAGAAGCATGGTTCCAAGCGTGCAACCCTTAAACCCATCCATGAGCAGAAGctaccttggttcccatcatgtCGTCTAACGTCATGAGTATAGAAAAATTCGTGGGTGGTGAGATCCAGATCCTCCTCTCACAGTCTCCAAGGCTTATTGCTAAATGACATAGCAAGACAGCATGATCCTCCTGGCATTAGGCAGCAATTGAGCTGTGGCCACCTTAAAAAAGTCCCCAAAATGCAGCATATTGGGCGAAAGAATGGGAGCTAAAGCCCTATCTAGAACATGCTAACATATAGTCCCACATGCTCGGAGGCCATTAGGATTCGACAACGCAATCAATTGTGCCAGGCAATATCAACTCCACGGACTCAGGGATCCCATAGCATTCCCTTATGGAATCCAACTCAGCCTGAGTGGTGGTAGCAGTTCGACTACAATCCTTGAAGACCTCTGGCCGTGAAGGACTGTCACCAAAGACCTCGACAGAGGGATGGCCTGCCTGAGAAGACTTGGGAGGGTTTTTGGAAATCATCGGGAACGAAGCATAAGCCTGCGTGTAAAGAAGAACAAAGGGCAAAGAGCCATGTGTCAGACACGGAGCGCACGTCGAGCAAATTCCTCCTTACACCCTGACATGAAACAACGTTTAGGCAAACTTAGTACGATGCAATGAACAACTGTCAATAGAAAAGATGCACCAGTTGCGTACGTCATGAGAGTTGCGTACGTCATGAGAGGAGAGCATGAGACCAATAAAAGGAGTAGccaaaattaaagaagaaaaacgaATTGAATTCCTGCCAATTCATGTGTAGCAAGAATTTGCAAAATAATTGTTAGAGAAAATACGTCCAAAGAATCACAAGGTCAACAGATTAGTTAATATACTTTTAAAGGAAAATACACGATTAAGGATGGACCACcaagaaaaaatctacaaaCTAAAGTGGTAGTTAGGCCACATCCCAACAAGATATGATCCATGATATCTAACCCTGTTGAGATGGGTCAATTCATCCTAACTCACTCAGTTGGTGGTCAAGTCAAACAAAAGCAGCTAGCAATTGCCCAAGGACAATTACCACATTAAATGTTGTGGTCCTGAAGCACCCTCTCAAGAGACACTCTTCTCCTCTCTATTactctaatattttttaaaaaaaattgtagtacTACGGTGTGTTTGGATGACATTGTGCAACAATGGCAATGGAAGTTTTATTTATGGAGGAGTTTCAGCCCCTCTTTAGGCAAGGGGCATTGACAGTAatctttttctctctatttctttcaGTCTCTACGTTTTAGTAATTAAAGAGTAGGGTTGTGTGGTAAAGCAACAGTGTGAAGTATTTGAATGCCTCGTATCCCCTACCCttgacaataataaatataaaggcTTATAATTCCTTCAGTCACGGGGAAAATGGCCTCGTGGATGTATAACTAATTGAGTTAGTCTACATACATGGGGACTATTCTATGTAGACTATTCTATGTAGACTATTCATGCAAacctatataattataattacgttttaaaaaaattaaaattacaataatattattttttaaataatatttttttcactttttatccTCATTTATCAATAGGACTGCACTTGTCTCCTATTCAAGACTGTAAATAAAATTCCTATAACTAATTAACATCAGCTACTACTCGGAATAATGCTTTGActaacactacaacaaattcagctatttgccaccattttttttcccacaCATGAAAAATTGCCGCTTATACATATGTATTCTCACAAAATTATTGTCTCCAAAAATACTCACCAAAATTGTCAATAAAAATTTCCAATATTGGCAACAAATAATCACCAAAAATATTTTGCGTCACAATAAGTCTAAATCTGCTGCAATGTGTTTGTTCTAACGACATACAGTCGTCACTAAAGGGAGAAACCTTTTCATAACAAACTGAATTCTATTGTGACAAACAAGTGTTGTCATTATACCCAGGATATATAAATAGGCCCAAGTTAGCGCCCGCGGGACCTTTTCCCTCTGTTCGTGTCAGTCGAGCCTTCATCTTTCCACATTGATACCAATTTTTGGGCGAAACCGACAGCCCTACCTCCGAAAATTTCTGCATCATTTATCaaatcttgtaaatccatttgcTGCCAGAATCCAGGAATTGATGAACCAGCAACCAGTGAAGGTCGTCGACGGTGATGATACACTCCTGAATTGCGATTTATCATCCATGCTTCGATTCGCTGGGCATTCGGGAGATTTTATGGACCCTAGCTGTATCTGCTAGGTCCCTTCACTGATCCCTACCAAAATTCTGTGTATGTTTCCGCTCCCTTTATTGTGAgcaaaatggagaaaaaatacAGATTCTACGGTGAGGTAAAACTAGCTTGAGCTTTTTGGTTTTTTGCCCTCCCTGTTATTGCATATTTCTCTGTTTGTGATGCTTTAATTTGTTGAGATTTAAGATGAAAGGATAAAGCCGTTTTTTATTGGTAGATTTATATCTACAGATCATGCGGTGTGGCATTTTATATAGTTGAGAAGTTTATATAATCCCAATAGTCTGGGACACAGCAGATGCCATAAGCCTCTTGAAAGAAATTTCtgttttgatattaattattttgtgaGTTCTTGTCATTGTATCTCTGATTATTGCTTGAAATGGTAAAGGTCGATCCATTTACCAGCTATTCTTCACGGTTCTATTACTTGTCTCGGTTTTTCTCTCCTTCTTCATCGGCATGCCGTCTCTTTTCAGCTATTCTCTTTTTCTTGTTGGCTTAAGACTAAAGTTGTCCTgcaatttacatattttatcgCTATCTAAAATCGAAGACCCTCTGTAtatcctcttctttttcttgctgCCTTGACTGAGATCTATTTGAATCTTTAATCGTAGTGGTATTTGCTGTCAatggtttttcctttttgtttcataaattACAGTTCTAGTTTGGGAGATTAAAAGTGGATAGAATATATTTTTGACCACTGTTTTTTGGCTAACAGTTCTCCAATATGTATGCATTAACTATGTATTTAACTGTCCATGCCAGTTATGAATTTTTGATGTACAGTGTTTCCAGCTATCAAACCTCATGAGTTTCGCATGGGAATTGGTGGCAGAGTAGCGTGCAAGTGTTTGGCGTCGATCTATCTGGAGGCCATTTCAGCCACATATTTGTGCTTGCTTCGGCGCTAGCCTCCATGACTGACGATCTGAGCAAGAATTTTTTATAACATCCTAGTGTTATCGGATATTCTAAATGCCCTTTTATCAGTTGCTGAAATCATGGTTATAACTATCTTCAGCTGCAAGTTTGATAGTTTAATACTAACGCCagtttattaattatcattttgattCTGAACTTAGTACTTCTATTTTCCTGAATTAGTGTGACTGATATGGTTGGTAAGCTGGGTTTATGGATAGGATTTTACAGCTCcgtaaaatttttttgaagctgaatattatatttttcagtgTCATTTTCACAATGAAGCCAACCTATAGTTCGTATTAAGCTAGTCCTTCAATTAAACATTATTAGTTTTCCTCAAgtatacgggacatatacaagagcaaaagCCTAAACGTGCTAGTTTAGTGGAGGAAAATAGGATATTTTGAAACACGGTATTTTGTATATTATGGTCTTTTTTCTGAAAATTGTTTTTAGTTTGATCGAGATTTACACTGTCATCTTAAACAAGTCGATAGTTATTAATGgtagattttcatttttaaggATTACAGCGATGGCTTTGGTGTGGCAATACGGGGAACAATCAGGGTATGAATCTTGGAAAGGACTCGCCTGGGGGATGGTGAGTTATTGTTCTCAGCCTTGCAAGATTGACCATATAGATGTGTTATCATGAGTGGCAAGCATTTATGGTGGTTGTACTGACAAATTTATCAATGATGAAGTTGACCATGTGGTATTTATTTCTATCAAGTACTTATAGCAAGCAGTTTATATTTCAACCATATACCGGTTCAGTGGtaatgaattatttttaaagtcTTTCAAAAGAATTCATTAGTGAGGCAATTGATAATGATTGGTTCAGGTACCGTTGCTTGGTGGAGCATTCTGCGCATGCACATGGCATTTCTTTTATAACTCCGAATCTCTTGAGGTAGGAAGGGCTGCATTACTGATGTTAAAAAGGGcgtttgttattttatttattctttatgaTGAACATACTATTAACTTGTTCATCTGCAACATTCAGTTTGTGTTGACGAAAAAGTACAAATTAAATTCTTAGTCTATCATACTCGGCAATGATAGactacgatttttttttttgagaagtaATTGATATGGGAGTAAGAGTTTCAACTGTGTCACAAACCTTACCTTATAAGTAATTCTGCAGTGATCAATCTCACCCCTTTTTGGCCACCCCTGTTATTATGTTATGATACGCCCTACCCAAGTAATTTATGGCTTTGAGTTAGTTGTGATCCAAGCTGGTTCAGAATTTGATTCCTGTTTGAGTTATAAGTTATGGTGCACGCTTGCCAGAAACGGCAGGAAACAAATATTTTGTGCTTCTGGGGTGTCTGCTTATGCCATCCCAAGTAGTTTACTTAAACTAGATAGTACGATAAGTTCTGTTAGATTACCATGTACATATGATTTTTTCTAGATCAGTTTGTACATCACAAGTTTTacttttcatgtttttactgaTTGTGATGTGAATGAGCTGCGGAAAAAGATCACGTGAAATGGCTCAAATGTTCCTCATGAGTTGCAGGTATTGGTAGCTCTTCAAGCAGCATTAACAGTTATAGGTAATGCCACAATGTGCATTGCTGCATTCCGTATAAACATTATTAGTTTTCCTCATTTGACcattttgtcaccatttttatgtgCCTTTCATCTGCTTATATGTCTGGAATTTTCTGTGATGGTTGCCTATTGGCAATTTAGGCAGTGTCATATTGTTACATTATGTTTTGGATCGTTCCATATAGTTCTTTCTGTTTAATGGCCTCAGCTATAACCCGCATATGTGGATTTGACACTGTTTCACACTATAGCATTAAATTGGACCTGATTAACACACTTTTGGTCCCATTTTCCATTTAcatgttttgttctctcatgcaTGCTTCTGTTGTTTGACTTCTAAACTAGAGAAATACTTGAGATTGGCCAATGATTGAGTGTTGCTGTTATATGTTAATGCAACTTCCAGTTGTTGACACCCCTGTTATTTCTTAGGAAGGAATTACAAAATTCATTACTTCCATGTTGgttcaattttatatattacgCTAATGCATTTGTGGAGCCTAACCTCTTCTGAAATTGTGTATGCACAAGAATGTACACACTATGTCGGGTTGCCCTTTTTGACTACTTTAAGTGCATGCTATTTATTACATAATTACCTATTCTTCTCATGATATTTTTCTATTTGCCATTTTGCTTTTCCTTCATTTATTAGACTTCTAATCTTGCATAACCTCTTAACCTACCCACTGCTAAGTATGAGTTAAAGAAACTAATGCTGTCTACGTTTTAGACCCACAATGAGAGAAATTTTCCAGATATTGTCTATGAGTTGTGTGCAGTTAACTACTAATTTGACACaaagttatttatttactttttatagaGCAGTCTATTtgttaaatatttgttaaattgTTTGCAATAATATGCATGCAAGTCCtcctcattttattattatttagactttAAGATAGGTAGTCCAATGGAGAGCCTTACTAGCTAGAAGTCCATTTTCGTTATAGATTTGTTAACAATCCACtttctaatttatctatttatcaTCATCTACCAAATTGGTTTCCTCAACTTTCACTTCACATGTGGTGTACCGGAAATTTGCCTTCGAAGACATTCAAGTCTTATCAACTTGAATTACTCCCTCTACACTTGTTTGTTCATCTCTCCCATAAAAACTTTATGAACTCTTATGACACTTGGCTTCCAGTATACAATATATGACAAACTTCTCAACTCTTTATGGTGTTTCCAGCTACTGGATGTGGTTTCCTTACATGATGAATatttaatatgtaaatattttattgggcTTTTGCCATGTTCTGTGTCGGATTTGCTGGTGCCAAGGGGGGGCTAAACCCTTTGTCTTTTTTTCCAGGCTTCCATGGCTGGCTGAGGCAATCCTGAATGTCTTCACGTCATCAATTATTTATGACAGCCTTGGTGTAAGTTCTCATCTGTTATTATAATACAAGTTGTGAAGAGTCTgcttgaaaaaatatagttatgtcTGTTCCCACTACTATATATCACAACAAGGGTTTTTGAGGTTTAACTTGGGTAGATGACATAGGCCATTGTATGAAAATGGCCTCTCACATTTGATTTGACTGGgttatataatataggtttgCATGCATTAGGATTCAGGATTATAAATAACAGAGAAAATTGGGAGCTTTTCCTTCAATGTAGCCAAGTTAAACTGGCTTTATAACTATATGTGATTGTATTAATGTGTGGGGCAACTTTGGCTGATGTGTAATTTATAGCTTGGTATAGCTGCTGCAATACCAACTTTGGCACCCAGTGGCTGTTAAATAGTGCATCCCGAAACATGTCCTGGGTATGAATCTTCATGGAGTTGGGGTTTTGCTGTTGTTTATCCAAGTGGTTGTATTTTTGCTGTGATAACTGACACAAAATCACTTATGATACTATGTCTTCCATTAACTTTTTCACATATCTCCCAACAAAGGTTAACATGTGCACCACACCTTAGAAGTTAATGCTACCAAATATATTAGGGTTGGCCACTCGGTATACATGTGTTTGGGTGCATAATCGTGCAAAGGGCTATATTCTCCTTCCCTCACAActctgtgatttttttttcccccttccaTCTGCaacgtttatttttttaacgtaCATCATGGCTGAAAGTTGTGCATACAATTTTAAATTTGTCAGGCAACTAATGGTATCCGGTCTAGAACATCAGTAACTGAATTTCTCAAAGTATATCAGGATTATTGACCACTCCCGTTTTACCAATTACCAAGAAATCCATGGATAAATCTTGGATGCATATTCAAGATAGATTGCTGAGCCATGAGTATGCCGATGGagttaatcattttttatccaTGGCTCAATCCAATGCGCCTGCCAGTGATGCAATTCGATGTCCTTGCCGGATATGTcgtaataattttttccaaccaTTTGATGTTGTGAGGGATCATTTGTTCTTGCGAGGGATTGATATAAGTTATACTCAATGGATCTTTCATGGAGAACAGGATCCTTTTCATGCCAACCGGTCTGAAGATGAGGACTATGGAGATGATTTTGGTGAGTACATTGATGATGTtgatgagatgttagatgacatccggGTGGGATCCTTCATGGATAGTCCTCACGGTTTAAATGCTGGTGGCATTGACGATGCTAATGCAGAACCCAACGTTGGGACTTCAAGACACCATACTTTTGAACAGTATGTAGAGGATGCACGACGTCCACTCTATCCATCGTGCACAAACTACTCAAAGCTATCATTTATGGTGAAGTTGCTTCACATTAAGAGTATTGGTGGTTGGAATGTGAAGTCATTTAACATGGTG
This genomic window from Carya illinoinensis cultivar Pawnee chromosome 7, C.illinoinensisPawnee_v1, whole genome shotgun sequence contains:
- the LOC122316202 gene encoding uncharacterized protein LOC122316202 — encoded protein: MDKSWMHIQDRLLSHEYADGVNHFLSMAQSNAPASDAIRCPCRICRNNFFQPFDVVRDHLFLRGIDISYTQWIFHGEQDPFHANRSEDEDYGDDFGEYIDDVDEMLDDIRVGSFMDSPHGLNAGGIDDANAEPNVGTSRHHTFEQYVEDARRPLYPSCTNYSKLSFMVKLLHIKSIGGWNVKSFNMVLKLLKSAFPTALLPEDYNEARQLERGLGFSYTKIHVCPNDCILFWKEYEDKDKCPKCKSSRWVSMTSKHRVPQKVMRYFPLKPRLQRLYMSKKTAQGMRWHKEGRIDDSSCMRHPADSKV